Below is a window of Bacteroidota bacterium DNA.
AATCATCACCTTCGGGCGCGCGTGACTGTATGGTAATCCACCAGGCACCAGCCAGTCCTGTGAAGGTCCAAAACAAAACAGCTGCGATACCCAACCCCCAAACCCCAAGAATGAGCGTGGACCAGTGGGCGTCTTTTACATAATTGATAATCGGGCTCAACACCCAGTTGGTATTTTCGCGTGCGGGTGTGGCATAAACAGCTGCTGCGTCTGATTCCGCTGCGGTCTCGCGTTGCTCAGGAAACCGTTCTGTTGTATTTGGAGGGGTTGTCAGCCAAACTGGCGCTTCGGCGTCGGTTGACCGCAAGCCGGCTTCAGGAAAGGCCTGGGTATTTTCAGCTGCTAGCTGCGCTTCAAAAGGCTGCGGTATAAGCGGCACAGACACACGGGGTAAAACAGCAGAGAACAGTGGCAGCATCAATATCATGATCAGCGCCGTAGCCCAAATCAGGTGCCGCGCTGCGGCAGCAGAGCGAGAGAGCATGCCGGTAAGAATGCGCGCACCCAATAAAATCAGTAGGCCCTTGATAAACAGGTCTGCCAGTACCATCAAGATATCATATAAAGGTTCATCTACAATAAAATTCATGGCTAGCGGCCTTCTTCTTTAGCGTTTTTGATGAGGGCAGAAAGGCGATCCAGTTCCTCTTCAGAAAGGTCATCTGACAAATCGATCAATGCAGCCATGGCCTGTGAAACAGAGCCTTCAAAGAACGTTGCCAAAACATGATTTAGCGCAGACTTTTTTGCGCGCTTTTGCGAAACAGTTGGCTTGTATATATACCGGGTGCCAACTTTGTCATGCTGGAGGTGCCCCTTCTCTACCAGTATCCTCAACATAGCACGCACAGCAGAATAGCTCGGCGGGTCAGGAATTTCGTCCATTACTTGCGCCGCTGTAGCTTTGCCTGTACGATAGATGGCGTCCATTATCTGACGCTCTCGCCGGCTTAGTTTTTCGTGTAATGCTGAAGCCATATTTTTGGGATTTATGCTTTACCTACGGGCAATTATGCGCCGGGTTACAAAAGGTGCTAAATTTTTAACACCTAAAATGTAACAGAAATCCACCTCTATGTCAAGCCGATGTGCTAAATTTTTAGCACAAAAAAGGGACCTGCAACGCAGATCCCTGTGTATTAAAACCCAAACACCAGGCTTATCACCTGATGATCAAGTTGTATGTCAGTTGGAGCAGATCGATTTCAGCACCCGACGGCGGCTGTTCAACTTATCGTGCCACGATTCTTCTTCAGCAGATTCATCGTCAACGTAGTATTCCCATAGTCCTACAGCACTCTCCGCAAGTAGAACGTGGCTACGCATATGTGCAACGCGCTTCAGCACGGGCGCCATGCCCATTTGGTGTACAAAGGTGATTTTGCAGTCACCACTGTGCCCCATTTCTTTTACCGAAAGCCAGTTGTCGCCACAAACGTGGCAGGTATAAAATCGAGATTCCTGTTCAGCGGCAACGAGGGGGTCACCGTGCTCCTCTTCAACGGCAACTTCCATTGGCATCATACTATAGCTGCCGCAAGCTTTACACTTAAGCCTTTCCATAAGCACATCTTTAGGGTCCCTGATGAATACAAGCGGATTCAGGGTAGCGGGTAAACATACGTGGGGGTTGCCGGCGCGATAGGAGCCAGCAAATTAAACTATACCCGTAATTATCAGGAAGGTCGTTCCATCCTAAATCAGCTCAGGGTTTTGTGAGCAGTCGTACAACATCACGGATTCGAACTACACGGTTTGTAATTGTGGGGAAATTACAGGTGGGTCCAATGCTCATCGTAGATTTAACCCTGTGTCGTGGGTTTCGGCTGTGTCAAACGTGGACTTAAGTCATCCTACACAAATTTTTTTCGCTTGTCAACGCAGATCAAAATCCCATGCCCTATCGCTATGCCGGTAAGCCGCAGAGAAGCGCAAGTCAAAATTGAACAGGTAAAAAAGCCGGAACTGTGCACCAACGCCAACGCCGCTGGCAAACAGCGTGCGGCGATCTGGAAGACTTGTTTCATTCTCATCACCAAGCATAACTGCATTGGTGTTAATTAATCCCTCGGTAAAACCAAATGCATAGAGGGCTTTGAGGTAGAAAGGAATCATAAAGAGGCCGTTGTCTGCATACCAAAGCGGTTGTACGTACTCAAGCCCTGCAACCAGATGATTTCCGCTACCAAGCGCGAGACGGTCTGTGTAGCCACGCGGCAAAAAGCGGTCTAGGTTGTAAATGCCACCTCTGTTCTGACTTAACCAGGCTACATGCGCCTGCAGGCCGATATTGGCGCGGTGCAAATACGGCATGTACCCCGTAAACCGCGTTATTACACCACGCGCAGCGCTGCCTCCCTCCCGATGGAGATCCAGCAGACTTTGAACAGACAACAGGGCACCCTGGTTTGGAATCAGGTCCCTTGTGTTCGCCTGTAATTTATAAAACGCAGTGAGCACCGGCTCTATAAAAACACGTTTTTCAAAAGGCAAAGGATTATCCAAAAAGAACCGGGTTTCCTCCACTGCCCCTTCGAGCCCAAGCGTGACGCCGCTTTGGAAAACATTTCGCTCTAACACGATCGGCAACCGGGCCCCCAGGGAGACACCGCGCCGTTGCCGGCCTACCTGGATCGCCTGTATGGCGTTTACCTCATTGCGGATTGTGGTGT
It encodes the following:
- a CDS encoding BlaI/MecI/CopY family transcriptional regulator; the encoded protein is MASALHEKLSRRERQIMDAIYRTGKATAAQVMDEIPDPPSYSAVRAMLRILVEKGHLQHDKVGTRYIYKPTVSQKRAKKSALNHVLATFFEGSVSQAMAALIDLSDDLSEEELDRLSALIKNAKEEGR